A genomic window from Eriocheir sinensis breed Jianghai 21 chromosome 9, ASM2467909v1, whole genome shotgun sequence includes:
- the LOC126996091 gene encoding elongation factor 1-beta'-like isoform X2 — MALELAHENIWFDKWRVDDAERQFYETKSSPALGLSCARQPCTGRMLGLDSQCGLESQGCESTSADNECSRLPQQATSPSGSQPSEEGSGLGSVASQIAKARQEIKNSLSASHAGGSIGSQGSADVLNRLTKLESQNSVLTKTVSALEKTVIQLTKRLDSLDHGGKTTVSATTSTSTPVQNNKQAEEDDDDDEVDLFGSDDDEEEDEAAAKVREQRLKAYAEKKSKKPGPIAKSSVLLDCKPWDDETDMGVMEKEIRKIEMDGLIWGAAKLVPLAYGIQKLSILCTVEDEKVSIDDLSEKIQEIEDYVQSVDIAAFNKV, encoded by the exons ATGGCGCTAGAACTTGCTCACGAGAACATCTGGTTTGACAAGTGGCGTGTGGACGATGCTGAGCGGCAGTTTTATGAGACCAAGTCTTCG CCTGCCCTGGGACTGTCCTGTGCGAGGCAGCCTTGCACAGGGCGGATGTTAGGTCTGGACTCCCAG TGTGGGTTGGAGAGTCAAGGATGCGAGTCCACCTCAGCGGACAATGAGTGTTCCCGGCTCCCCCAGCAGGCAACTTCCCCCAGCGGCAGCCAGCCCAGCGAG GAAGGCTCGGGCCTGGGATCTGTGGCCAGTCAGATTGCTAAGGCGCGGCAGGAAATAAAGAATTCCCTTTCT GCTAGTCATGCTGGTGGCAGCATTGGCAGCCAAGGGTCTGCTGATGTCTTAAACCGTCTCACAAAGCTTGAGTCCCAGAATTCTGTCCTGACCAAAA CTGTGTCAGCCTTGGAGAAAACAGTCATCCAGCTCACTAAGAGGTTGGACTCTTTAGACCATGGAGGCAAGACTACAGTTAGtgctaccacctccacctcaaccCCTGTCCAGAACAACAAGCAAGCAGAGgaagatgacgacgatgatgaagtCGACCTCTTTGGctctgatgatgatgaggag GAAGATGAAGCAGCAGCCAAGGTGAGGGAGCAGCGCCTCAAAGCATATGCAGAGAAAAAGTCCAAGAAGCCGGGTCCCATTGCCAAATCCTCTGTCCTGCTTGACTGCAAACCTTGGGATGATGAGACTGACATGGGGGTGATGGAGAAAGAGATCAGAAAGATTGAGATGGATGGGCTTATCTGGGGTGCTG CTAAGTTGGTCCCACTAGCATATGGAATTCAGAAGCTCTCCATCCTGTGCACAGTTGAAGATGAGAAAGTCTCTATAGATGACCTCTCAGAGAAGATCCAAGAGATTGAAGACTAC GTCCAGAGTGTTGATATTGCTGCATTCAACAAGGTCTAA
- the LOC126996091 gene encoding elongation factor 1-beta'-like isoform X7, with product MALELAHENIWFDKWRVDDAERQFYETKSSCGLESQGCESTSADNECSRLPQQATSPSGSQPSEASHAGGSIGSQGSADVLNRLTKLESQNSVLTKTVSALEKTVIQLTKRLDSLDHGGKTTVSATTSTSTPVQNNKQAEEDDDDDEVDLFGSDDDEEEDEAAAKVREQRLKAYAEKKSKKPGPIAKSSVLLDCKPWDDETDMGVMEKEIRKIEMDGLIWGAAKLVPLAYGIQKLSILCTVEDEKVSIDDLSEKIQEIEDYVQSVDIAAFNKV from the exons ATGGCGCTAGAACTTGCTCACGAGAACATCTGGTTTGACAAGTGGCGTGTGGACGATGCTGAGCGGCAGTTTTATGAGACCAAGTCTTCG TGTGGGTTGGAGAGTCAAGGATGCGAGTCCACCTCAGCGGACAATGAGTGTTCCCGGCTCCCCCAGCAGGCAACTTCCCCCAGCGGCAGCCAGCCCAGCGAG GCTAGTCATGCTGGTGGCAGCATTGGCAGCCAAGGGTCTGCTGATGTCTTAAACCGTCTCACAAAGCTTGAGTCCCAGAATTCTGTCCTGACCAAAA CTGTGTCAGCCTTGGAGAAAACAGTCATCCAGCTCACTAAGAGGTTGGACTCTTTAGACCATGGAGGCAAGACTACAGTTAGtgctaccacctccacctcaaccCCTGTCCAGAACAACAAGCAAGCAGAGgaagatgacgacgatgatgaagtCGACCTCTTTGGctctgatgatgatgaggag GAAGATGAAGCAGCAGCCAAGGTGAGGGAGCAGCGCCTCAAAGCATATGCAGAGAAAAAGTCCAAGAAGCCGGGTCCCATTGCCAAATCCTCTGTCCTGCTTGACTGCAAACCTTGGGATGATGAGACTGACATGGGGGTGATGGAGAAAGAGATCAGAAAGATTGAGATGGATGGGCTTATCTGGGGTGCTG CTAAGTTGGTCCCACTAGCATATGGAATTCAGAAGCTCTCCATCCTGTGCACAGTTGAAGATGAGAAAGTCTCTATAGATGACCTCTCAGAGAAGATCCAAGAGATTGAAGACTAC GTCCAGAGTGTTGATATTGCTGCATTCAACAAGGTCTAA
- the LOC126996091 gene encoding elongation factor 1-beta'-like isoform X3, producing MALELAHENIWFDKWRVDDAERQFYETKSSCGLESQGCESTSADNECSRLPQQATSPSGSQPSEVEGSGLGSVASQIAKARQEIKNSLSASHAGGSIGSQGSADVLNRLTKLESQNSVLTKTVSALEKTVIQLTKRLDSLDHGGKTTVSATTSTSTPVQNNKQAEEDDDDDEVDLFGSDDDEEEDEAAAKVREQRLKAYAEKKSKKPGPIAKSSVLLDCKPWDDETDMGVMEKEIRKIEMDGLIWGAAKLVPLAYGIQKLSILCTVEDEKVSIDDLSEKIQEIEDYVQSVDIAAFNKV from the exons ATGGCGCTAGAACTTGCTCACGAGAACATCTGGTTTGACAAGTGGCGTGTGGACGATGCTGAGCGGCAGTTTTATGAGACCAAGTCTTCG TGTGGGTTGGAGAGTCAAGGATGCGAGTCCACCTCAGCGGACAATGAGTGTTCCCGGCTCCCCCAGCAGGCAACTTCCCCCAGCGGCAGCCAGCCCAGCGAGGTG GAAGGCTCGGGCCTGGGATCTGTGGCCAGTCAGATTGCTAAGGCGCGGCAGGAAATAAAGAATTCCCTTTCT GCTAGTCATGCTGGTGGCAGCATTGGCAGCCAAGGGTCTGCTGATGTCTTAAACCGTCTCACAAAGCTTGAGTCCCAGAATTCTGTCCTGACCAAAA CTGTGTCAGCCTTGGAGAAAACAGTCATCCAGCTCACTAAGAGGTTGGACTCTTTAGACCATGGAGGCAAGACTACAGTTAGtgctaccacctccacctcaaccCCTGTCCAGAACAACAAGCAAGCAGAGgaagatgacgacgatgatgaagtCGACCTCTTTGGctctgatgatgatgaggag GAAGATGAAGCAGCAGCCAAGGTGAGGGAGCAGCGCCTCAAAGCATATGCAGAGAAAAAGTCCAAGAAGCCGGGTCCCATTGCCAAATCCTCTGTCCTGCTTGACTGCAAACCTTGGGATGATGAGACTGACATGGGGGTGATGGAGAAAGAGATCAGAAAGATTGAGATGGATGGGCTTATCTGGGGTGCTG CTAAGTTGGTCCCACTAGCATATGGAATTCAGAAGCTCTCCATCCTGTGCACAGTTGAAGATGAGAAAGTCTCTATAGATGACCTCTCAGAGAAGATCCAAGAGATTGAAGACTAC GTCCAGAGTGTTGATATTGCTGCATTCAACAAGGTCTAA
- the LOC126996091 gene encoding elongation factor 1-beta'-like isoform X5 translates to MALELAHENIWFDKWRVDDAERQFYETKSSPALGLSCARQPCTGRMLGLDSQCGLESQGCESTSADNECSRLPQQATSPSGSQPSEASHAGGSIGSQGSADVLNRLTKLESQNSVLTKTVSALEKTVIQLTKRLDSLDHGGKTTVSATTSTSTPVQNNKQAEEDDDDDEVDLFGSDDDEEEDEAAAKVREQRLKAYAEKKSKKPGPIAKSSVLLDCKPWDDETDMGVMEKEIRKIEMDGLIWGAAKLVPLAYGIQKLSILCTVEDEKVSIDDLSEKIQEIEDYVQSVDIAAFNKV, encoded by the exons ATGGCGCTAGAACTTGCTCACGAGAACATCTGGTTTGACAAGTGGCGTGTGGACGATGCTGAGCGGCAGTTTTATGAGACCAAGTCTTCG CCTGCCCTGGGACTGTCCTGTGCGAGGCAGCCTTGCACAGGGCGGATGTTAGGTCTGGACTCCCAG TGTGGGTTGGAGAGTCAAGGATGCGAGTCCACCTCAGCGGACAATGAGTGTTCCCGGCTCCCCCAGCAGGCAACTTCCCCCAGCGGCAGCCAGCCCAGCGAG GCTAGTCATGCTGGTGGCAGCATTGGCAGCCAAGGGTCTGCTGATGTCTTAAACCGTCTCACAAAGCTTGAGTCCCAGAATTCTGTCCTGACCAAAA CTGTGTCAGCCTTGGAGAAAACAGTCATCCAGCTCACTAAGAGGTTGGACTCTTTAGACCATGGAGGCAAGACTACAGTTAGtgctaccacctccacctcaaccCCTGTCCAGAACAACAAGCAAGCAGAGgaagatgacgacgatgatgaagtCGACCTCTTTGGctctgatgatgatgaggag GAAGATGAAGCAGCAGCCAAGGTGAGGGAGCAGCGCCTCAAAGCATATGCAGAGAAAAAGTCCAAGAAGCCGGGTCCCATTGCCAAATCCTCTGTCCTGCTTGACTGCAAACCTTGGGATGATGAGACTGACATGGGGGTGATGGAGAAAGAGATCAGAAAGATTGAGATGGATGGGCTTATCTGGGGTGCTG CTAAGTTGGTCCCACTAGCATATGGAATTCAGAAGCTCTCCATCCTGTGCACAGTTGAAGATGAGAAAGTCTCTATAGATGACCTCTCAGAGAAGATCCAAGAGATTGAAGACTAC GTCCAGAGTGTTGATATTGCTGCATTCAACAAGGTCTAA
- the LOC126996091 gene encoding elongation factor 1-beta'-like isoform X1, translated as MALELAHENIWFDKWRVDDAERQFYETKSSPALGLSCARQPCTGRMLGLDSQCGLESQGCESTSADNECSRLPQQATSPSGSQPSEVEGSGLGSVASQIAKARQEIKNSLSASHAGGSIGSQGSADVLNRLTKLESQNSVLTKTVSALEKTVIQLTKRLDSLDHGGKTTVSATTSTSTPVQNNKQAEEDDDDDEVDLFGSDDDEEEDEAAAKVREQRLKAYAEKKSKKPGPIAKSSVLLDCKPWDDETDMGVMEKEIRKIEMDGLIWGAAKLVPLAYGIQKLSILCTVEDEKVSIDDLSEKIQEIEDYVQSVDIAAFNKV; from the exons ATGGCGCTAGAACTTGCTCACGAGAACATCTGGTTTGACAAGTGGCGTGTGGACGATGCTGAGCGGCAGTTTTATGAGACCAAGTCTTCG CCTGCCCTGGGACTGTCCTGTGCGAGGCAGCCTTGCACAGGGCGGATGTTAGGTCTGGACTCCCAG TGTGGGTTGGAGAGTCAAGGATGCGAGTCCACCTCAGCGGACAATGAGTGTTCCCGGCTCCCCCAGCAGGCAACTTCCCCCAGCGGCAGCCAGCCCAGCGAGGTG GAAGGCTCGGGCCTGGGATCTGTGGCCAGTCAGATTGCTAAGGCGCGGCAGGAAATAAAGAATTCCCTTTCT GCTAGTCATGCTGGTGGCAGCATTGGCAGCCAAGGGTCTGCTGATGTCTTAAACCGTCTCACAAAGCTTGAGTCCCAGAATTCTGTCCTGACCAAAA CTGTGTCAGCCTTGGAGAAAACAGTCATCCAGCTCACTAAGAGGTTGGACTCTTTAGACCATGGAGGCAAGACTACAGTTAGtgctaccacctccacctcaaccCCTGTCCAGAACAACAAGCAAGCAGAGgaagatgacgacgatgatgaagtCGACCTCTTTGGctctgatgatgatgaggag GAAGATGAAGCAGCAGCCAAGGTGAGGGAGCAGCGCCTCAAAGCATATGCAGAGAAAAAGTCCAAGAAGCCGGGTCCCATTGCCAAATCCTCTGTCCTGCTTGACTGCAAACCTTGGGATGATGAGACTGACATGGGGGTGATGGAGAAAGAGATCAGAAAGATTGAGATGGATGGGCTTATCTGGGGTGCTG CTAAGTTGGTCCCACTAGCATATGGAATTCAGAAGCTCTCCATCCTGTGCACAGTTGAAGATGAGAAAGTCTCTATAGATGACCTCTCAGAGAAGATCCAAGAGATTGAAGACTAC GTCCAGAGTGTTGATATTGCTGCATTCAACAAGGTCTAA
- the LOC126996091 gene encoding elongation factor 1-beta'-like isoform X4, with product MALELAHENIWFDKWRVDDAERQFYETKSSCGLESQGCESTSADNECSRLPQQATSPSGSQPSEEGSGLGSVASQIAKARQEIKNSLSASHAGGSIGSQGSADVLNRLTKLESQNSVLTKTVSALEKTVIQLTKRLDSLDHGGKTTVSATTSTSTPVQNNKQAEEDDDDDEVDLFGSDDDEEEDEAAAKVREQRLKAYAEKKSKKPGPIAKSSVLLDCKPWDDETDMGVMEKEIRKIEMDGLIWGAAKLVPLAYGIQKLSILCTVEDEKVSIDDLSEKIQEIEDYVQSVDIAAFNKV from the exons ATGGCGCTAGAACTTGCTCACGAGAACATCTGGTTTGACAAGTGGCGTGTGGACGATGCTGAGCGGCAGTTTTATGAGACCAAGTCTTCG TGTGGGTTGGAGAGTCAAGGATGCGAGTCCACCTCAGCGGACAATGAGTGTTCCCGGCTCCCCCAGCAGGCAACTTCCCCCAGCGGCAGCCAGCCCAGCGAG GAAGGCTCGGGCCTGGGATCTGTGGCCAGTCAGATTGCTAAGGCGCGGCAGGAAATAAAGAATTCCCTTTCT GCTAGTCATGCTGGTGGCAGCATTGGCAGCCAAGGGTCTGCTGATGTCTTAAACCGTCTCACAAAGCTTGAGTCCCAGAATTCTGTCCTGACCAAAA CTGTGTCAGCCTTGGAGAAAACAGTCATCCAGCTCACTAAGAGGTTGGACTCTTTAGACCATGGAGGCAAGACTACAGTTAGtgctaccacctccacctcaaccCCTGTCCAGAACAACAAGCAAGCAGAGgaagatgacgacgatgatgaagtCGACCTCTTTGGctctgatgatgatgaggag GAAGATGAAGCAGCAGCCAAGGTGAGGGAGCAGCGCCTCAAAGCATATGCAGAGAAAAAGTCCAAGAAGCCGGGTCCCATTGCCAAATCCTCTGTCCTGCTTGACTGCAAACCTTGGGATGATGAGACTGACATGGGGGTGATGGAGAAAGAGATCAGAAAGATTGAGATGGATGGGCTTATCTGGGGTGCTG CTAAGTTGGTCCCACTAGCATATGGAATTCAGAAGCTCTCCATCCTGTGCACAGTTGAAGATGAGAAAGTCTCTATAGATGACCTCTCAGAGAAGATCCAAGAGATTGAAGACTAC GTCCAGAGTGTTGATATTGCTGCATTCAACAAGGTCTAA
- the LOC126996091 gene encoding elongation factor 1-delta-like isoform X9, whose protein sequence is MALELAHENIWFDKWRVDDAERQFYETKSSPALGLSCARQPCTGRMLGLDSQASHAGGSIGSQGSADVLNRLTKLESQNSVLTKTVSALEKTVIQLTKRLDSLDHGGKTTVSATTSTSTPVQNNKQAEEDDDDDEVDLFGSDDDEEEDEAAAKVREQRLKAYAEKKSKKPGPIAKSSVLLDCKPWDDETDMGVMEKEIRKIEMDGLIWGAAKLVPLAYGIQKLSILCTVEDEKVSIDDLSEKIQEIEDYVQSVDIAAFNKV, encoded by the exons ATGGCGCTAGAACTTGCTCACGAGAACATCTGGTTTGACAAGTGGCGTGTGGACGATGCTGAGCGGCAGTTTTATGAGACCAAGTCTTCG CCTGCCCTGGGACTGTCCTGTGCGAGGCAGCCTTGCACAGGGCGGATGTTAGGTCTGGACTCCCAG GCTAGTCATGCTGGTGGCAGCATTGGCAGCCAAGGGTCTGCTGATGTCTTAAACCGTCTCACAAAGCTTGAGTCCCAGAATTCTGTCCTGACCAAAA CTGTGTCAGCCTTGGAGAAAACAGTCATCCAGCTCACTAAGAGGTTGGACTCTTTAGACCATGGAGGCAAGACTACAGTTAGtgctaccacctccacctcaaccCCTGTCCAGAACAACAAGCAAGCAGAGgaagatgacgacgatgatgaagtCGACCTCTTTGGctctgatgatgatgaggag GAAGATGAAGCAGCAGCCAAGGTGAGGGAGCAGCGCCTCAAAGCATATGCAGAGAAAAAGTCCAAGAAGCCGGGTCCCATTGCCAAATCCTCTGTCCTGCTTGACTGCAAACCTTGGGATGATGAGACTGACATGGGGGTGATGGAGAAAGAGATCAGAAAGATTGAGATGGATGGGCTTATCTGGGGTGCTG CTAAGTTGGTCCCACTAGCATATGGAATTCAGAAGCTCTCCATCCTGTGCACAGTTGAAGATGAGAAAGTCTCTATAGATGACCTCTCAGAGAAGATCCAAGAGATTGAAGACTAC GTCCAGAGTGTTGATATTGCTGCATTCAACAAGGTCTAA
- the LOC126996091 gene encoding elongation factor 1-beta'-like isoform X6, with product MALELAHENIWFDKWRVDDAERQFYETKSSPALGLSCARQPCTGRMLGLDSQEGSGLGSVASQIAKARQEIKNSLSASHAGGSIGSQGSADVLNRLTKLESQNSVLTKTVSALEKTVIQLTKRLDSLDHGGKTTVSATTSTSTPVQNNKQAEEDDDDDEVDLFGSDDDEEEDEAAAKVREQRLKAYAEKKSKKPGPIAKSSVLLDCKPWDDETDMGVMEKEIRKIEMDGLIWGAAKLVPLAYGIQKLSILCTVEDEKVSIDDLSEKIQEIEDYVQSVDIAAFNKV from the exons ATGGCGCTAGAACTTGCTCACGAGAACATCTGGTTTGACAAGTGGCGTGTGGACGATGCTGAGCGGCAGTTTTATGAGACCAAGTCTTCG CCTGCCCTGGGACTGTCCTGTGCGAGGCAGCCTTGCACAGGGCGGATGTTAGGTCTGGACTCCCAG GAAGGCTCGGGCCTGGGATCTGTGGCCAGTCAGATTGCTAAGGCGCGGCAGGAAATAAAGAATTCCCTTTCT GCTAGTCATGCTGGTGGCAGCATTGGCAGCCAAGGGTCTGCTGATGTCTTAAACCGTCTCACAAAGCTTGAGTCCCAGAATTCTGTCCTGACCAAAA CTGTGTCAGCCTTGGAGAAAACAGTCATCCAGCTCACTAAGAGGTTGGACTCTTTAGACCATGGAGGCAAGACTACAGTTAGtgctaccacctccacctcaaccCCTGTCCAGAACAACAAGCAAGCAGAGgaagatgacgacgatgatgaagtCGACCTCTTTGGctctgatgatgatgaggag GAAGATGAAGCAGCAGCCAAGGTGAGGGAGCAGCGCCTCAAAGCATATGCAGAGAAAAAGTCCAAGAAGCCGGGTCCCATTGCCAAATCCTCTGTCCTGCTTGACTGCAAACCTTGGGATGATGAGACTGACATGGGGGTGATGGAGAAAGAGATCAGAAAGATTGAGATGGATGGGCTTATCTGGGGTGCTG CTAAGTTGGTCCCACTAGCATATGGAATTCAGAAGCTCTCCATCCTGTGCACAGTTGAAGATGAGAAAGTCTCTATAGATGACCTCTCAGAGAAGATCCAAGAGATTGAAGACTAC GTCCAGAGTGTTGATATTGCTGCATTCAACAAGGTCTAA
- the LOC126996091 gene encoding elongation factor 1-delta-like isoform X10 encodes MALELAHENIWFDKWRVDDAERQFYETKSSASHAGGSIGSQGSADVLNRLTKLESQNSVLTKTVSALEKTVIQLTKRLDSLDHGGKTTVSATTSTSTPVQNNKQAEEDDDDDEVDLFGSDDDEEEDEAAAKVREQRLKAYAEKKSKKPGPIAKSSVLLDCKPWDDETDMGVMEKEIRKIEMDGLIWGAAKLVPLAYGIQKLSILCTVEDEKVSIDDLSEKIQEIEDYVQSVDIAAFNKV; translated from the exons ATGGCGCTAGAACTTGCTCACGAGAACATCTGGTTTGACAAGTGGCGTGTGGACGATGCTGAGCGGCAGTTTTATGAGACCAAGTCTTCG GCTAGTCATGCTGGTGGCAGCATTGGCAGCCAAGGGTCTGCTGATGTCTTAAACCGTCTCACAAAGCTTGAGTCCCAGAATTCTGTCCTGACCAAAA CTGTGTCAGCCTTGGAGAAAACAGTCATCCAGCTCACTAAGAGGTTGGACTCTTTAGACCATGGAGGCAAGACTACAGTTAGtgctaccacctccacctcaaccCCTGTCCAGAACAACAAGCAAGCAGAGgaagatgacgacgatgatgaagtCGACCTCTTTGGctctgatgatgatgaggag GAAGATGAAGCAGCAGCCAAGGTGAGGGAGCAGCGCCTCAAAGCATATGCAGAGAAAAAGTCCAAGAAGCCGGGTCCCATTGCCAAATCCTCTGTCCTGCTTGACTGCAAACCTTGGGATGATGAGACTGACATGGGGGTGATGGAGAAAGAGATCAGAAAGATTGAGATGGATGGGCTTATCTGGGGTGCTG CTAAGTTGGTCCCACTAGCATATGGAATTCAGAAGCTCTCCATCCTGTGCACAGTTGAAGATGAGAAAGTCTCTATAGATGACCTCTCAGAGAAGATCCAAGAGATTGAAGACTAC GTCCAGAGTGTTGATATTGCTGCATTCAACAAGGTCTAA
- the LOC126996091 gene encoding elongation factor 1-delta-like isoform X8, whose product MALELAHENIWFDKWRVDDAERQFYETKSSEGSGLGSVASQIAKARQEIKNSLSASHAGGSIGSQGSADVLNRLTKLESQNSVLTKTVSALEKTVIQLTKRLDSLDHGGKTTVSATTSTSTPVQNNKQAEEDDDDDEVDLFGSDDDEEEDEAAAKVREQRLKAYAEKKSKKPGPIAKSSVLLDCKPWDDETDMGVMEKEIRKIEMDGLIWGAAKLVPLAYGIQKLSILCTVEDEKVSIDDLSEKIQEIEDYVQSVDIAAFNKV is encoded by the exons ATGGCGCTAGAACTTGCTCACGAGAACATCTGGTTTGACAAGTGGCGTGTGGACGATGCTGAGCGGCAGTTTTATGAGACCAAGTCTTCG GAAGGCTCGGGCCTGGGATCTGTGGCCAGTCAGATTGCTAAGGCGCGGCAGGAAATAAAGAATTCCCTTTCT GCTAGTCATGCTGGTGGCAGCATTGGCAGCCAAGGGTCTGCTGATGTCTTAAACCGTCTCACAAAGCTTGAGTCCCAGAATTCTGTCCTGACCAAAA CTGTGTCAGCCTTGGAGAAAACAGTCATCCAGCTCACTAAGAGGTTGGACTCTTTAGACCATGGAGGCAAGACTACAGTTAGtgctaccacctccacctcaaccCCTGTCCAGAACAACAAGCAAGCAGAGgaagatgacgacgatgatgaagtCGACCTCTTTGGctctgatgatgatgaggag GAAGATGAAGCAGCAGCCAAGGTGAGGGAGCAGCGCCTCAAAGCATATGCAGAGAAAAAGTCCAAGAAGCCGGGTCCCATTGCCAAATCCTCTGTCCTGCTTGACTGCAAACCTTGGGATGATGAGACTGACATGGGGGTGATGGAGAAAGAGATCAGAAAGATTGAGATGGATGGGCTTATCTGGGGTGCTG CTAAGTTGGTCCCACTAGCATATGGAATTCAGAAGCTCTCCATCCTGTGCACAGTTGAAGATGAGAAAGTCTCTATAGATGACCTCTCAGAGAAGATCCAAGAGATTGAAGACTAC GTCCAGAGTGTTGATATTGCTGCATTCAACAAGGTCTAA